In one Acidimicrobium ferrooxidans DSM 10331 genomic region, the following are encoded:
- a CDS encoding heavy metal-responsive transcriptional regulator, translating to MRIGELAERTGVPSKTLRFWESIGVLAEPPRDASGYRVYDDLAIGRIEFVRAAQTLGLSLGEIREILAVRDHGEVPCRHVATLLERHRARVEQQIAGLVMLRDELEMVLGRAASLRPEDCPEREVCHLVVARAVPTTEVDTAQSATTS from the coding sequence ATGAGGATCGGCGAGCTCGCAGAACGAACCGGCGTGCCCTCGAAGACGCTGCGATTCTGGGAGTCGATCGGGGTCTTGGCCGAGCCTCCTCGCGATGCGTCGGGCTACCGCGTGTACGACGATCTCGCGATCGGCCGCATCGAGTTCGTTCGTGCGGCGCAGACGCTGGGTCTTTCGCTAGGGGAGATCCGCGAGATCCTGGCGGTGCGGGACCATGGCGAGGTTCCGTGCCGTCATGTGGCGACGCTGCTCGAGCGTCACCGTGCGCGGGTCGAGCAACAGATCGCCGGTCTCGTGATGCTCCGTGACGAGCTGGAGATGGTCCTCGGGCGAGCTGCGTCCCTGCGACCGGAAGACTGCCCCGAACGCGAGGTGTGTCACCTCGTGGTCGCGCGCGCCGTTCCGACGACCGAGGTAGACACCGCACAGAGCGCGACGACGTCCTAG
- the merA gene encoding mercury(II) reductase: protein MSTLHASAPWDLGIIGSGSAAFAAALEARARGASVVLIERDALGGTCVNVGCVPSKALLVAAHRRSLAASAYPGLGAETLPIDHDELAAGVRGVVSSLVKRKYRDLAERMGIDVRYGTARFVSDETVSVGGDELTARRWIIATGAHAVLPSVDGLDPAELWTSTDALTALEIPARVAIIGAGSIGLELATAYSGLGARVHLIESTPQAVASAPLELTGALVEHLRASGVAVALTTTVGSAQATTSGWLLQLQGPEGATQVEVDRVIAAVGRRPTTENLGLETVGVELGARGEVVVDATMRTSNRGIWAAGDVTGGPQYVYVAAAQGALAARNALSDGDEHFDDRAIPAVVFTDPPLAQVGLTLDEAQHQGYDAESTTFSFADLPRAIVEHATEGLAVMVAERTSGRLLGVHLWGVNAAEVIQSAVLALRTNLTISDLATTWAPYLTASEALRLAAQSFTTDVANLSCCA from the coding sequence ATGAGCACCCTTCACGCATCCGCTCCCTGGGATCTCGGCATCATCGGCTCTGGCTCAGCCGCCTTTGCCGCCGCGCTCGAGGCTCGCGCACGCGGCGCCTCGGTCGTCCTGATCGAACGCGATGCGCTGGGCGGCACCTGCGTGAACGTGGGTTGCGTGCCCTCGAAGGCACTGCTCGTCGCGGCACACCGCCGAAGCCTCGCCGCATCGGCGTACCCGGGCCTCGGAGCCGAGACACTCCCCATCGACCACGACGAACTCGCTGCCGGGGTTCGCGGCGTGGTTTCGAGCCTCGTCAAGCGGAAGTACCGCGATCTCGCTGAGCGGATGGGGATCGACGTACGCTACGGTACTGCGCGCTTCGTGTCCGACGAGACGGTGAGCGTCGGCGGTGACGAGCTCACCGCGCGCCGCTGGATCATCGCAACCGGTGCCCATGCGGTACTGCCATCGGTCGACGGTCTCGACCCAGCGGAGCTCTGGACCTCCACCGACGCTCTCACGGCGCTCGAGATTCCCGCTCGCGTCGCGATCATCGGCGCCGGCTCGATCGGTCTCGAACTCGCGACCGCCTACAGCGGGCTCGGAGCCCGGGTCCACCTGATCGAGAGCACTCCCCAGGCTGTCGCGAGTGCGCCGCTCGAACTGACAGGAGCCCTGGTCGAGCACCTCCGCGCATCCGGTGTCGCCGTGGCGCTCACGACCACGGTCGGTTCTGCACAGGCGACGACCTCAGGGTGGCTCCTCCAGCTGCAAGGACCAGAAGGTGCGACGCAGGTGGAGGTCGATCGGGTGATCGCGGCCGTGGGTCGGCGCCCCACCACCGAGAATCTGGGGCTGGAGACGGTCGGCGTCGAACTCGGGGCCCGCGGGGAAGTCGTCGTCGACGCCACCATGCGTACGTCGAATCGAGGCATCTGGGCGGCCGGCGACGTGACCGGCGGACCCCAGTACGTCTACGTCGCTGCCGCCCAGGGCGCGCTCGCAGCCCGCAACGCCCTCTCCGACGGTGACGAGCACTTCGACGACCGCGCGATTCCCGCCGTCGTCTTCACCGATCCGCCCCTGGCCCAGGTCGGTCTGACGCTCGACGAGGCACAACACCAGGGCTACGACGCCGAGTCGACCACCTTCTCGTTCGCCGATCTCCCACGTGCAATCGTCGAGCACGCGACCGAGGGCCTGGCCGTCATGGTCGCAGAACGCACGAGTGGGCGCCTCCTCGGCGTGCACCTCTGGGGCGTGAACGCAGCCGAAGTCATCCAGAGCGCCGTGCTCGCACTCCGCACCAATCTCACGATCAGCGACCTCGCGACAACGTGGGCACCCTACCTCACGGCCTCCGAGGCGCTTCGGCTCGCAGCACAGAGCTTCACAACGGACGTCGCGAACCTGTCCTGCTGCGCCTAG
- a CDS encoding DUF2256 and DUF3253 domain-containing protein, whose translation MARSRRSPTKGAVPAKVCATCGRVMTWRRRWERTWDEVRYCSDACRRAKSRAIDVALEGAICDLLVGRRPGGSICPSEAARAVGGDRWRELVEPARAAARRLATRNVVEITQHGRPVDPATARGPIRIRLSTQQAPPPEA comes from the coding sequence GTGGCTCGTTCACGTCGCAGCCCAACCAAAGGTGCCGTACCCGCCAAGGTCTGCGCGACGTGTGGTCGAGTCATGACTTGGCGACGCCGGTGGGAGCGGACCTGGGATGAGGTCCGCTACTGCTCCGATGCGTGTCGGCGAGCAAAATCCCGTGCCATCGACGTCGCGCTCGAGGGTGCGATCTGCGACCTGCTTGTCGGGCGGCGTCCAGGTGGCTCCATCTGCCCTTCCGAGGCCGCTCGGGCAGTCGGAGGCGACCGGTGGCGCGAACTCGTGGAGCCGGCCCGTGCAGCGGCTCGACGTCTGGCGACTCGCAACGTCGTCGAGATCACGCAGCACGGTCGGCCGGTCGACCCCGCGACGGCGCGTGGTCCGATCAGGATCCGGTTGAGCACCCAGCAGGCCCCACCTCCGGAGGCGTGA
- a CDS encoding cryptochrome/photolyase family protein produces the protein MGTRPTTVWILGDQLNRSISSLEGADPSSTVVLFVVSRAKLAARPWHRQRLHAILAGMARFAAELRAEGFRVDEREADTFTEGLAAHRASYRPETVRMMAPESFAGEALARRLGVELVASNLFLTTREEFGEWIAQTLERGRRPRMEEFYRWQRRRLGILMDEDGPAGGRWNFDSENRLPPPRAPVAWPTVIVDQLDQLDVRIVASLPDQAVGDPPQGWWPTNRVGALRRLRAFIDEGLSRFGPYEDAMLADEPRLAHSMLSVALNLGLLHPHEVVEAVERAFRDGRVGLSSAEGFLRQVIGWREYVRGFYWWQGPTYRSQNALGAERPLPPALATGRTRMRCVRTTLEGVERHGWVHHIQRLMVLANLGTLTGVQPAAMLDWMWERFVDGAEWVMVPNVIGMGLWADGGVMATKPYVAGGAYLRRMSDYCRSCEYDPRQRTGDRACPFTTLYWWFLDRHRERFAHHPRMAPLLHNLDRLGDLTAIRERARQILELLDAGLA, from the coding sequence GTGGGAACACGGCCAACCACCGTCTGGATCCTCGGCGACCAACTCAACCGATCGATCTCGTCACTCGAGGGGGCAGACCCGTCGTCGACGGTCGTGCTGTTCGTCGTCAGCCGAGCCAAGCTGGCCGCCCGCCCATGGCATCGCCAGCGTCTGCACGCCATCCTCGCGGGGATGGCGCGGTTCGCAGCCGAGCTGAGAGCCGAGGGATTCCGTGTCGACGAGCGAGAGGCCGACACGTTCACCGAGGGTCTCGCGGCCCACCGCGCCTCCTATCGACCTGAGACCGTGCGCATGATGGCGCCGGAGTCGTTCGCTGGCGAGGCGCTGGCTCGCCGGCTTGGGGTCGAACTCGTTGCATCCAACCTCTTCCTGACGACGCGCGAGGAGTTCGGCGAGTGGATCGCTCAGACCCTTGAGCGTGGGCGTCGCCCACGCATGGAGGAGTTCTACCGCTGGCAGCGTCGGCGCCTCGGCATCCTCATGGACGAAGACGGACCCGCCGGAGGCCGCTGGAACTTCGACTCGGAGAACCGACTGCCTCCGCCACGAGCCCCGGTTGCATGGCCCACGGTGATCGTCGATCAGCTCGATCAGCTCGATGTGCGTATCGTGGCCTCACTGCCGGATCAAGCTGTCGGAGACCCACCCCAGGGTTGGTGGCCGACCAATCGGGTCGGAGCACTGCGACGCCTGCGCGCCTTCATCGACGAGGGACTTAGTCGCTTCGGACCGTACGAGGACGCCATGTTGGCTGACGAACCGCGCCTCGCGCACTCCATGCTCTCCGTCGCCCTGAATCTCGGCCTCCTCCACCCGCACGAGGTTGTCGAGGCTGTCGAACGCGCCTTTCGGGACGGTCGCGTCGGACTCTCGTCCGCCGAGGGCTTCCTGCGCCAGGTGATCGGGTGGCGTGAGTACGTGCGTGGGTTCTATTGGTGGCAGGGCCCCACGTATCGGAGTCAGAACGCACTCGGTGCTGAGCGACCATTGCCGCCAGCGCTGGCCACCGGACGAACCAGGATGCGCTGCGTGCGAACGACGCTCGAAGGGGTCGAGCGCCATGGCTGGGTCCACCACATCCAACGACTCATGGTGCTGGCGAACCTCGGCACCCTCACCGGCGTCCAGCCGGCCGCGATGCTCGACTGGATGTGGGAGCGCTTCGTCGACGGAGCGGAGTGGGTCATGGTGCCGAACGTGATCGGAATGGGCCTCTGGGCCGACGGCGGCGTCATGGCAACGAAGCCCTACGTCGCGGGAGGTGCGTACCTGCGACGTATGAGCGACTACTGCCGATCCTGTGAGTACGACCCTCGTCAGCGCACGGGAGATCGCGCATGCCCCTTCACGACGCTGTATTGGTGGTTTCTCGACCGACACCGTGAACGCTTTGCTCACCATCCGCGCATGGCCCCGCTCCTGCACAACCTCGATCGACTCGGTGACCTCACTGCGATCCGAGAGCGTGCCCGGCAGATCCTCGAACTCCTCGACGCGGGCCTCGCCTGA